GGGCGCGGCGAGTTGGGCAGCGCGGGACTTCCTGGGGCTGCCGGGGCTGGTCGAGGGCGGGCTCGCCGACGTCACCGTGTACGACGCGGATCCGCGCCGGGAGCCGGGGGTGCTGCGGCATCCGTGGCGCATTGTGCTGCGGGGGCGGGTCGTGCGCTGAAAGGTGCTGCGGGGGCGGGCCGCCTGCGAAGGGTCGTGAAATGGCCGTCGGCGAAGGGCAGTTGTGGCACACTGCACCGAATGGTCGATCGGTCGTTCGCGGATCTCTCGCTCGCCGCGTTGTACGACGCCCTCAACCCGTGGGGGCCGGGTGACGACTTCTACCTCGGGCTCGTGATGTCCTCCGAGTCGGTGCTCGATGTCGGTTGCGGTACGGGGCGGTTGCTGCGGCGGGCCAGTGCGGACGGCCACCGCGGGCGGCTCGTGGGGCTCGATCCGGCCGCCGCCATGCTCGTCCAGGCCCGGCGGCACGACGCCGACGTGGAATGGCTGCTCGGGGATCTTCGCGCATGTTCCTGGGGTGAGGAGTTCGACCTCGTCGTGATGACCGGGCATGCCTTCCAAGTGCTCGTCGAGGACGACGAGTTGCGCACCGCACTGTCGGCTGTGCGCCGAGCCCTCCGGCCAGGAGGGCGGTTCGTGTTCGAGACGCGGAACCCGGTCGTACGGGCCTGGGAGACGTGGACGCCGGATCGGGTACGGGAGGCCACGGACGAGGACGGGCGTGTCGTACGGGTGTGGCACGAGGTTCGGGAGCCCGTCGTCGGGGACAGAGTGACCTTCGTCGAGACGTTCGACTGCGACGCTTGGCAGGCACCCGTCGTCAGCCGCACCACCCTCCGCTTTCTCGCCCCCGACGCCTTGGACGCTTCCCTCCACGAGGCCGGCTTCACCATCGTCGAGCGGTGCGGCGCCTGGGGCCGGGGACCACTCACTCCCACCAGCCCCGAGATCATCACCGTGGCGGCCCTGGCCGCCTAGCTCTCCGCGTCCCCCTCCAGCGCCGCCAGCGCCGGATCCAGCACGATGTCCTGCTCCCGCCCCTCGATCGTCGGCTCCTCCGGGAAGTGGCAGGCCGTCAAGTGGCCCGCGTGGTTGCCGGAGATCTGGATCAGCGGGGGCTCCTCGGCCGCGCACTTGTCCTGTGCCTTCCAGCAGCGGGTGCGGAAACGGCAGCCGGAGGGCGGGGAGATGGGCGACGGCACGTCACCGGCCAGGCGGATCCGCTCCCGCTGGGGCGCCTCCTCGCCGTCCTCGCCGGCCACGTTCACCTCGGGCACGGCGGACAGCAGGGCGTGGGTGTAGGGGTGCCGGGGGCGGGTGTAGATGGAGTCGCGGTCGCCGACCTCGATCACCTTGCCGAGGTACATCACCGCCACGCGTTGCGAGAAGTGGCGGACCACCGCCAGGTCGTGGGCGATGAACAGGAACGCGATGCCCAGCTCCTGCTGGACCTTCTGGAGCAGGTTCACCACCTGCGCCTGGATCGACACGTCGAGGGCCGACACCGGCTCGTCCGCCACGATCAGCTTCGGGTCCAGCGCCAACGCCCGTGCCACGCCGATACGTTGACGCTGGCCGCCGGAGAACTCGTGCGGGAAGCGGTTGTAGTGCTCCGGGTTGAGGCCCACGATGTCCAGCAGCTCTCTGACCCGTTTCTCCCTTCCGCCCTCCGGCTCGACCCCGTTGATCTCCATCGGACCCGAGATGATCTTTCCGACCGTCTGGCGCGGGTTCAGCGAGGAATAGGGGTCCTGGAAGATCATCTGGATCTCGGAGCGGACCGGCGCCAGCTGCCTGCGCGTGGCATGCGTGATGTCCTTGCCCCGGTACGAGATCCGGCCGCCCGTCGGCTCCAGGAGCTTGGTGATCAGCCGTCCGGTCGTCGACTTGCCGCAGCCCGACTCCCCCACCAGGCCGAAGCTCTCGCCGACGTGCACGGTCAGGTCGATG
Above is a window of Streptomyces sp. DT2A-34 DNA encoding:
- a CDS encoding trans-aconitate 2-methyltransferase; the protein is MVDRSFADLSLAALYDALNPWGPGDDFYLGLVMSSESVLDVGCGTGRLLRRASADGHRGRLVGLDPAAAMLVQARRHDADVEWLLGDLRACSWGEEFDLVVMTGHAFQVLVEDDELRTALSAVRRALRPGGRFVFETRNPVVRAWETWTPDRVREATDEDGRVVRVWHEVREPVVGDRVTFVETFDCDAWQAPVVSRTTLRFLAPDALDASLHEAGFTIVERCGAWGRGPLTPTSPEIITVAALAA
- a CDS encoding ABC transporter ATP-binding protein, translating into MTEDLVLPAPREVADDEPGEPLLVVEKLVKHFPVKGGFPIRRTVGQVQAVDGIDLTVHVGESFGLVGESGCGKSTTGRLITKLLEPTGGRISYRGKDITHATRRQLAPVRSEIQMIFQDPYSSLNPRQTVGKIISGPMEINGVEPEGGREKRVRELLDIVGLNPEHYNRFPHEFSGGQRQRIGVARALALDPKLIVADEPVSALDVSIQAQVVNLLQKVQQELGIAFLFIAHDLAVVRHFSQRVAVMYLGKVIEVGDRDSIYTRPRHPYTHALLSAVPEVNVAGEDGEEAPQRERIRLAGDVPSPISPPSGCRFRTRCWKAQDKCAAEEPPLIQISGNHAGHLTACHFPEEPTIEGREQDIVLDPALAALEGDAES